The following DNA comes from Corynebacterium atrinae.
CGGGGACTAAACCCAGAGCTCTTTTCCGCCTGCGCGTAGGTGCGCAAGGCACTGTTCGCGGCGGCGTCTAAGTTCTTTGGAACCGCGACCTCAACGGTGACTAAGAGATCACCGGCCGAGTCGCCGCGCTTGGGTATGCCCCGGCCCCGCACGCGCAGCGTGCGGCCGTTCGGTGTCCCCGCTGGGACCTTGACCTTCACGGGGGCGTCGAGAGTCGGGACCGAGATGGTGTCCCCGAGGGCGAGTTCCGCGAAGGACACCGGGATGGTGACTTCGAGGTCGTCGCCCGAACGGGTAAACACCTTGTCCGGTTTGACGTGGACGGTGACAAAGAGGTCGCCCGCCGGCTTGCCGTTCGGACCCGCCTCACCTTGCCCAGCGAGGCGGACCTTTTGCCCGTCGATGACGCCAGCGGGGATGCGAACCGTAATCGAACGAGTACGGTGCACCGTCCCGGAGCCGTGGCAGGTAGTGCACGGGTCGGTGATGACCTGACCGGTTCCGTCACAGTTGGTACACGGAGCTGAGAACCCGAAGGCTCCCTTGTTCTCCGAGGTGTAGCCGGATCCGGAACACACAGGACAGGTCGTGGGGTTGCCCGATTTGGACCCTGAGCCGTGGCAGGTGTTGCAGGGTGCCACTCCACTTATTTGGAGGGGGATCGTGGTCCCTTTCGCGGCTTCCCGGAAGTCCAAAGTGAGTTCAGTTTCGACGTCTTGGCCCCGCGTCGGCCGAGCTGAGTGGCGAGGAGCGCCGCCGCGGTTGAAAAGGCCACCGAAGATATCGCCCAGGCCGCCGTCCGCAGAAAATCCTCCACCGGATCCTCGGGATCCTTGCCCGAAGAGGTCCGAGACGTCGAAGTCTTCTTGCTGCGTCTGCCGAAACCCGCCCGGGAACCCGGCACCTCCGAAACCGCCACTACGAAGCATGGCTTTTAGCTCGTCGTATTCCTTGCGCCTGGTCTCGTCGCCGACGACGTCATAGGCCTCGGCCACCTTTTTAAAGCGCTCTTCAGCGGCCTTGTCACCGGGATGCTTGTCCGGGTGATTGTCCCGGGCCAGCTTGCGGTAGGCCTTTTTGATCTCTTCCGTGCTCGCGGACGAGGAGACCCCCAGATCCGCATAGTAGTTCTTGTCTGCCCATTCACGTTGAACAGTCACTGGGCATCTCCTCCTTCCAAAAAGTCTCTATCAATATCATGCGTGAAACGTGCGCATCGCCGCCCCCGGGGTCGGGGCTTTCCCTCAACTCCCAGGTAGAGCGGCGATGTCTCACGGTAGCGGTGCGGTTTAGGCGTTGTCGGCCCCACCAGCCGGGTCAGCGATGATGACCATCGCATTCCGGACCAGGCGATCACCGACGCGGTAGCCACGGCGCAACACTGTGCCGATCACCTTCTCCTCGCCGGACGACAAGTCCTGCACGGCCTCGTGGATTTCGGGATCGAAGGCATCGCCCTCAACTCCGAATGCAGCAAGCTTCTGGCTATCCAGCGTGGTGGTGAGCTTGTCGGCGAAGGCCCGCAGAGGGCCAGCTTCCTCCAAGTCACCGTGCTGGCGAGCCAGATCCAGATCGTCCAGAATGGGCACGAGCTGGGTCAAGACAGCTGCCTTGGCGGCATCGATGATGCCTTGGCGGTCACGCTCAGTACGCCGACGGTAGTTGGCGTACTCGGCGCTAATGCGCTGCAGATCCTCGGTGCGCTCCGCCAGCTGGGCCTCAATGTCCGAGACTTCACCATCGCCGTCGTGATCGGGATCGACGTTGGCAAAGGCCTCTTCGATTTCCGCCTCCAGGGCCGGATCGAACTCACCCGCACCGTGGGCCTGGGCAGCCTCCTCGGCGGCAGCTTCGGCTTGCTCGGCCGACGTTGCCTCCGGATCGGTGTGCTCCGGGTCGCCCGGGTTGTCGGGCATAGACGGATTGGGGTTGGTCACTACTTCTTCTCCTCGTCTGCCTCAGGAGCGTCATCCTCGACCACCTCGGCGTCGACGACATTGTCATCGGCGTCAGCGGTCGGGGCTCCGGCCTGGGTGGCACCGGCATTAGCCTCTGCCTCGTAGATGGCCTTACCCATTTCCTGGGACTCGGTGGACAGCTTCTCCACGGAAGCCTTGAT
Coding sequences within:
- the dnaJ gene encoding molecular chaperone DnaJ, with translation MTVQREWADKNYYADLGVSSSASTEEIKKAYRKLARDNHPDKHPGDKAAEERFKKVAEAYDVVGDETRRKEYDELKAMLRSGGFGGAGFPGGFRQTQQEDFDVSDLFGQGSRGSGGGFSADGGLGDIFGGLFNRGGAPRHSARPTRGQDVETELTLDFREAAKGTTIPLQISGVAPCNTCHGSGSKSGNPTTCPVCSGSGYTSENKGAFGFSAPCTNCDGTGQVITDPCTTCHGSGTVHRTRSITVRIPAGVIDGQKVRLAGQGEAGPNGKPAGDLFVTVHVKPDKVFTRSGDDLEVTIPVSFAELALGDTISVPTLDAPVKVKVPAGTPNGRTLRVRGRGIPKRGDSAGDLLVTVEVAVPKNLDAAANSALRTYAQAEKSSGFSPRADWPGNK
- the grpE gene encoding nucleotide exchange factor GrpE, producing MTNPNPSMPDNPGDPEHTDPEATSAEQAEAAAEEAAQAHGAGEFDPALEAEIEEAFANVDPDHDGDGEVSDIEAQLAERTEDLQRISAEYANYRRRTERDRQGIIDAAKAAVLTQLVPILDDLDLARQHGDLEEAGPLRAFADKLTTTLDSQKLAAFGVEGDAFDPEIHEAVQDLSSGEEKVIGTVLRRGYRVGDRLVRNAMVIIADPAGGADNA